A single Pirellulaceae bacterium DNA region contains:
- a CDS encoding M20/M25/M40 family metallo-hydrolase produces MNNIDEKRAIELVMRLMAIPGKSCEESLIAQSVVAELEQLGIPSTCITFDNAHQRTPQPGQVGNLIAKLPGDRRLPRIMLSAHLDTVPICVGCVPKRRGQVIYSANRETGLGADDRAGVAAVLTSLRHVLQMPQRPPITACFFVQEEIGLQGSRHLSVNKLGRPSMALNFDGGNPYKLTLGATGGERIWIRLLGIPAHAGLAPQTGASAIEAAGLAIAALHKGRWLGAVRKGRRTGTSNIGIIRGGLATNVVTELVEIAAEARSHDRAMRTEIAEAIQSAFHQAASQVVNDQGQAVRANVERRVDYDSFLLDPNSPIVAVTQRAIESLGMQPEQGVTNGGIDANWLVEHGIPTVTLGCGQRHVHTNQEQLDIPDYLAACKIALRVLTHAA; encoded by the coding sequence ATGAATAACATCGACGAGAAACGTGCTATTGAACTGGTCATGCGACTGATGGCCATTCCGGGTAAGAGTTGCGAGGAATCGCTGATTGCCCAATCGGTCGTTGCCGAGTTAGAGCAGTTAGGAATCCCGTCCACTTGCATTACATTCGATAACGCTCACCAGCGAACGCCACAGCCGGGGCAAGTCGGCAATCTGATCGCCAAGTTACCTGGCGACCGACGCTTGCCGCGAATCATGTTGTCGGCGCACCTGGACACGGTGCCAATCTGCGTGGGGTGCGTTCCGAAGCGTCGTGGCCAGGTTATCTATTCGGCCAACCGTGAAACCGGGTTAGGGGCTGATGATCGCGCTGGGGTAGCTGCCGTGCTGACCAGCCTCAGGCATGTCCTGCAAATGCCGCAGCGGCCGCCGATAACGGCTTGTTTTTTCGTTCAAGAGGAAATTGGTTTGCAAGGCAGTCGCCATCTTTCTGTGAACAAACTCGGTCGGCCGAGCATGGCGCTGAACTTCGATGGAGGCAATCCTTACAAGTTGACCTTAGGAGCCACTGGCGGTGAGCGGATTTGGATTCGCTTGCTCGGTATTCCTGCTCACGCGGGCCTAGCACCGCAGACAGGTGCCAGCGCCATTGAAGCTGCGGGATTGGCCATCGCCGCGCTGCACAAAGGCCGCTGGCTTGGTGCCGTTCGCAAGGGCCGACGAACAGGCACCAGCAATATTGGCATCATCCGTGGCGGCCTGGCGACCAACGTCGTCACAGAATTGGTTGAGATTGCGGCCGAAGCCCGTAGCCATGACCGCGCAATGCGCACGGAGATTGCCGAAGCCATCCAGTCTGCTTTTCATCAAGCGGCGTCTCAGGTGGTCAATGATCAAGGACAAGCGGTGCGCGCTAACGTCGAGCGGCGAGTGGACTACGATTCGTTCCTGCTGGACCCTAATAGCCCGATCGTGGCCGTGACCCAACGGGCGATTGAATCTTTGGGCATGCAGCCTGAGCAAGGCGTGACTAATGGAGGCATCGATGCCAATTGGTTGGTTGAGCATGGCATTCCAACTGTAACCCTTGGTTGCGGCCAGCGCCATGTGCACACCAATCAGGAGCAATTGGACATTCCAGACTATCTGGCCGCCTGCAAGATCGCCCTGCGAGTCCTAACACATGCGGCCTGA
- a CDS encoding DUF1501 domain-containing protein, giving the protein MWNRRQLLHRTSAGFGSLALIDLLARCSAAEQGIASRSPLAAKSPHFAPRAKRVIFLFMHGGPSHIDTFDYKPQLVKQDGQPLPFEKPRIQFAQTGNLLRSPWKFKQYGQSGAWVSDLFPRVGQCVDDITFIKSIYGSNEAHGGALLKIHTGSDTFVRPSLGAWISYGLGTENESLPSFVTINPTLGHGGVRNFGSAFLPPIHQATRIGQTGSGMKSAKIENLTNDSVSPELQRKQLQLLGDLDRLKRPGSSARLESELDARIESFELAFRMQSAAPSLMDITDETEATLALYGIDGSPTDNYGRQCLIARRLSEAGVRFVQVSHAYWDQHSELKEKHQELAAEVDKPIAGLLQDLKQRGMLDETLVMWGGEFGRTPTAQGKNGRDHNPHAFTWWLAGGGVKAGFSYGESDDFGFYATHDKVHVHDLHATILHLLGIDHERLTYPYGGRDFRLTDVDGNVVHQIMA; this is encoded by the coding sequence ATGTGGAATCGCCGACAACTTTTGCACAGAACCTCCGCTGGTTTTGGTTCTCTGGCATTGATCGATTTATTGGCCCGATGCTCAGCCGCTGAGCAAGGGATAGCCAGCCGTAGCCCGCTGGCAGCCAAATCGCCACATTTCGCGCCACGTGCCAAGCGGGTCATTTTCTTATTCATGCATGGCGGGCCATCGCATATCGACACTTTTGACTACAAGCCCCAACTGGTGAAACAAGACGGCCAGCCGCTGCCTTTCGAAAAGCCACGAATTCAATTCGCCCAAACAGGAAATCTGCTGCGCAGCCCCTGGAAATTCAAGCAATATGGCCAGTCGGGAGCCTGGGTCAGCGATCTCTTTCCGCGCGTTGGGCAGTGCGTCGACGACATTACGTTTATCAAGTCGATTTATGGCTCCAACGAAGCGCATGGAGGAGCGTTGCTAAAGATCCATACCGGGTCGGACACCTTCGTGCGACCCAGCTTGGGTGCATGGATCAGTTATGGCTTGGGAACGGAAAACGAAAGCCTGCCCAGTTTTGTAACTATCAACCCAACACTCGGTCATGGCGGCGTTCGTAATTTCGGTTCTGCGTTTCTGCCGCCGATTCATCAAGCGACAAGGATCGGTCAGACCGGTTCAGGAATGAAGAGCGCGAAAATCGAAAACTTGACTAACGATAGCGTTTCTCCTGAATTACAACGTAAGCAGCTCCAATTGTTAGGGGATTTGGACCGGTTGAAGCGACCCGGTTCATCGGCCCGGCTCGAATCGGAACTCGACGCGCGGATCGAGTCCTTTGAGTTGGCATTTCGAATGCAATCGGCCGCACCGAGCCTAATGGATATAACGGACGAGACGGAAGCCACCTTAGCACTGTATGGTATCGATGGCAGCCCGACCGACAACTACGGTCGGCAATGCCTGATCGCACGGCGCCTGTCCGAGGCCGGTGTGCGGTTCGTTCAAGTGTCGCACGCTTATTGGGATCAGCACTCGGAGTTGAAAGAAAAACACCAGGAGTTGGCTGCCGAAGTGGATAAGCCGATCGCGGGCTTGTTACAGGATTTAAAGCAGCGAGGAATGTTGGATGAAACGCTGGTGATGTGGGGCGGTGAGTTTGGTCGGACGCCAACGGCGCAAGGGAAAAATGGTCGCGACCATAATCCGCACGCATTTACCTGGTGGCTGGCGGGTGGAGGCGTCAAAGCTGGATTCAGCTATGGAGAATCGGATGATTTTGGATTCTACGCAACCCACGACAAGGTACACGTCCACGATTTGCATGCAACGATTCTGCATCTGCTAGGGATCGACCATGAGAGACTGACCTATCCCTATGGCGGTCGTGACTTTCGCTTGACCGATGTTGATGGAAATGTTGTGCATCAAATTATGGCCTGA
- the infC gene encoding translation initiation factor IF-3 — MTPVNRRNERNADSTRINNHIRERQVRVISETGEQLGVLTIDAALDRAREVGLDLVEVAATEKPPVCRIMDYGKYKYEKSKKKHSQSSAHQTKLKEIRLRPKTGDHDIQFKLKQAVSFLKHKDKVQVSVIFRGREMAHVEEGLRVMEGVLEQLLQHGKLESSPQQMGRRMMCTVAPK, encoded by the coding sequence GTGACTCCAGTAAATCGTCGAAACGAGAGGAATGCCGATTCCACAAGGATTAACAATCATATTCGCGAACGACAAGTTCGCGTCATCAGTGAGACCGGGGAGCAGTTGGGGGTTCTGACCATCGACGCTGCCCTGGATCGAGCCCGCGAAGTGGGGCTCGATCTAGTTGAAGTTGCGGCTACGGAGAAGCCGCCGGTTTGCCGCATCATGGACTACGGCAAGTACAAATATGAAAAGAGCAAGAAGAAGCACAGTCAATCTTCGGCTCATCAAACCAAGCTCAAAGAGATACGCTTGCGTCCCAAGACGGGCGATCACGATATCCAGTTCAAGCTCAAGCAAGCCGTCAGCTTTCTAAAGCACAAAGACAAAGTGCAGGTGTCTGTTATCTTCCGTGGTCGTGAGATGGCTCACGTCGAAGAGGGCTTGCGCGTCATGGAGGGCGTGCTTGAACAGCTTTTGCAACACGGTAAGCTTGAATCAAGCCCACAACAAATGGGCCGCCGCATGATGTGCACAGTAGCCCCCAAGTAG
- a CDS encoding PSD1 domain-containing protein, with the protein MAIFAWISLPLATAVQPPASSIELSQLNAESQTAAIEFFESKIRPYLVEHCYTCHAADSKIIRGGLLLDSRAGLLRGGDSGPAVVPGNPEESLLLSALKHESFEMPPDRKLPNPVIADFQQWISSGALDPRDAGTAEPPREVDFETAQSHWAFQPISEPTPPEVIGESWIQSPIDRFVLARLEAAGMQPRPRADRQTLIRRAYFDLVGLPPTIAQVDAFLNDECPAAFANVVESLLESPHYGERWGRHWLDLVRYADSNGADENHQLPNAWHYRDWVVRMINRDQPLDQFIIEQLAGDLLPKTGDEQIDGDRLTATGMLVIGPKMLAEQDKDKMVIDIVDEQIDTVSRTMLGLTIGCARCHDHKFDPISTTDYYALAGIFYSTQTMADRAFVSNWLERPLPSAEIESRRSEHQKKVDAAKAELAATATTLKSQTEKLEKLQAKLDSASVEAPHDPHRLATVAALQTVVDLANAESPPEAELAALKAEVDALTQNVDEQKKTLEGLEKTMPSFTKVMAVDEATPTELPIHIRGNHLTLANQKVSRGMPEILTAVEPSPAIPADQSGRLQLAYWLVSPGNPLTARVMVNRIWMWHFGQALLRTPSNFGLRADQPTHPELLDYLAGRLIQDGWSLKHMHRMIMNSSTYQMSSDIEFPESRRYADQDPDNRLLWRRQRRRLEAEPIRDAVFFIGGGLDTTLGGKAPDTNAGRRALYLPINRASFYEMFSTFDYVETANHIEQRPTTTVPQQALFLLNSPIVHQQATAAANKIMADYQTPHERITALFRMLYARLPSPAELSRSMHFIETAQTELESLTDSSLRTLQTWAALCRSMVAANEFLYID; encoded by the coding sequence ATGGCCATTTTTGCTTGGATCAGTCTGCCTCTGGCAACAGCCGTCCAGCCTCCAGCGTCTAGCATTGAACTCAGCCAACTAAATGCAGAGTCCCAGACTGCTGCAATCGAGTTCTTCGAAAGCAAAATTCGGCCTTATTTAGTCGAACATTGCTATACATGTCACGCTGCTGATTCAAAAATCATTCGCGGCGGACTGCTCCTCGACAGCCGTGCGGGTTTGCTCAGAGGCGGCGACAGCGGGCCGGCTGTTGTTCCCGGCAACCCCGAGGAAAGTTTGTTGTTGTCCGCATTGAAACACGAGTCGTTTGAGATGCCGCCGGATCGAAAACTGCCCAATCCGGTGATTGCGGACTTTCAGCAATGGATTTCAAGTGGTGCTTTAGACCCACGCGATGCCGGGACCGCCGAGCCACCACGCGAAGTCGACTTCGAGACTGCCCAGTCACACTGGGCATTCCAGCCCATCTCTGAGCCAACTCCACCTGAGGTGATCGGAGAATCATGGATTCAAAGCCCCATCGATCGGTTCGTGCTGGCACGACTAGAAGCCGCTGGCATGCAACCCCGCCCGCGAGCGGACAGGCAGACGTTGATACGGCGGGCCTATTTTGATCTCGTCGGTCTGCCGCCAACAATCGCACAAGTTGATGCTTTTCTGAACGACGAATGCCCCGCTGCGTTCGCAAACGTAGTTGAATCTCTATTAGAATCGCCGCACTACGGCGAGCGCTGGGGGCGACATTGGCTGGATTTGGTTCGCTACGCTGACTCCAATGGTGCCGACGAAAATCACCAACTTCCCAACGCTTGGCACTATCGCGATTGGGTGGTCCGAATGATCAATCGGGACCAGCCGTTGGACCAATTCATTATCGAACAGCTTGCTGGGGACTTGTTGCCCAAAACCGGTGACGAGCAGATCGACGGAGATCGACTGACTGCAACGGGAATGCTAGTCATTGGCCCTAAGATGTTGGCCGAACAGGATAAAGATAAGATGGTGATCGATATCGTCGACGAACAGATTGATACCGTCTCCCGAACCATGCTCGGTCTAACCATCGGCTGCGCCCGCTGTCATGATCATAAGTTCGATCCCATCAGCACGACAGATTATTACGCGCTTGCGGGCATTTTTTACAGCACTCAGACGATGGCCGACCGGGCCTTTGTATCCAATTGGTTGGAGCGACCACTTCCATCGGCCGAGATCGAATCACGACGCTCCGAACACCAGAAGAAAGTTGATGCTGCCAAAGCGGAATTGGCCGCTACCGCCACAACACTCAAGTCTCAAACCGAGAAGCTTGAAAAGCTGCAAGCCAAGCTTGACTCAGCGTCCGTTGAAGCACCCCACGACCCCCACCGGCTGGCGACGGTAGCGGCGTTACAGACGGTGGTTGACTTGGCGAATGCTGAATCTCCCCCGGAGGCTGAACTAGCGGCGCTCAAAGCCGAGGTTGACGCATTAACACAAAATGTCGACGAGCAAAAAAAGACGCTAGAGGGGCTCGAAAAAACGATGCCGTCATTCACCAAGGTGATGGCGGTGGACGAAGCGACACCCACTGAACTGCCGATCCACATTCGTGGCAACCACCTCACGTTGGCCAATCAAAAGGTCAGTCGCGGCATGCCCGAGATACTAACTGCCGTTGAACCGTCGCCAGCTATTCCGGCGGACCAAAGTGGTCGATTGCAGTTGGCTTACTGGTTGGTCTCGCCCGGCAACCCGTTGACTGCTCGGGTTATGGTCAACCGAATTTGGATGTGGCACTTTGGTCAAGCGCTGCTGCGGACTCCATCGAATTTTGGGCTTCGAGCTGACCAGCCGACGCACCCTGAGTTGCTCGACTATTTGGCCGGCCGATTGATCCAAGACGGCTGGTCGCTCAAGCACATGCATCGCATGATCATGAATTCGTCTACCTATCAAATGTCCAGTGATATCGAATTCCCTGAATCGCGACGATATGCCGATCAAGACCCTGACAATCGACTGCTGTGGCGTCGCCAGCGTCGGCGACTCGAAGCCGAGCCGATTCGCGATGCGGTGTTCTTCATCGGAGGTGGCCTCGATACTACACTTGGCGGAAAAGCCCCCGATACCAACGCCGGTCGCCGCGCGCTCTATTTGCCGATCAATCGCGCCTCGTTTTATGAAATGTTTTCCACCTTTGACTACGTCGAAACGGCCAACCATATCGAGCAACGCCCCACAACCACGGTACCTCAGCAAGCATTGTTTCTGTTGAATAGTCCCATAGTCCACCAACAAGCCACCGCCGCTGCTAACAAAATAATGGCTGATTACCAGACGCCGCATGAACGAATCACCGCATTATTTCGAATGCTGTATGCTCGCTTACCGTCTCCAGCGGAACTGAGCCGATCGATGCACTTTATCGAAACTGCCCAGACCGAACTTGAAAGCCTGACTGATTCTTCCCTGCGGACTTTACAAACTTGGGCGGCCCTCTGCCGTTCCATGGTCGCCGCGAATGAGTTTTTGTACATCGACTAA
- a CDS encoding WXG100 family type VII secretion target, with product MPQAIVDPEQLRQFAAMLQRYTQSIRESTAALTQAQARLNDSWRDQEQRRFSDEFDQQVKLVQKLLEMSERHVPYLVKKAEIIEQYLQR from the coding sequence ATGCCTCAGGCCATCGTTGACCCAGAACAGCTGCGACAGTTTGCAGCCATGCTCCAGCGATATACACAGTCTATTCGCGAGTCAACTGCGGCGCTGACACAAGCCCAGGCTCGTCTGAATGACAGTTGGCGAGACCAGGAGCAACGGCGCTTCAGCGACGAATTCGACCAGCAGGTCAAACTGGTTCAAAAGCTCCTGGAAATGTCAGAGCGGCATGTGCCGTACCTGGTCAAGAAGGCCGAGATTATTGAACAGTATTTGCAACGATGA
- a CDS encoding (2Fe-2S)-binding protein: protein MRPDDELCLCFHVTWRKVMNYIRVHRVKLPSQLANCQNAGTGCGWCRRSMQCLVQQMQDDPPAPDQVDQWLAEKYPASANYRTGRARYIAQGHGTPPKPESET, encoded by the coding sequence ATGCGGCCTGACGATGAACTGTGTCTGTGCTTTCACGTTACCTGGCGCAAGGTGATGAACTACATCCGTGTCCACCGCGTGAAGCTGCCCAGTCAGTTAGCCAACTGCCAGAATGCGGGAACAGGCTGCGGCTGGTGTCGTCGTTCCATGCAGTGTCTAGTACAACAAATGCAAGACGATCCCCCCGCTCCGGATCAAGTGGACCAATGGCTTGCTGAGAAATACCCAGCCAGCGCAAACTACCGCACCGGCCGCGCCCGTTATATTGCACAGGGTCATGGCACTCCCCCCAAGCCGGAATCTGAAACTTAG
- a CDS encoding response regulator, with the protein MFVNAEEKDQVIHIVLIEDSRLDAKITIEALKNCGYHHRLALFRTASEAIEFLNKRGVYALAAKPQIILLDLFLPDSNGVSFLRMLRENQQLKDVPVVVLTGSEDCADREECEKLGISSYIVKPFNEEKFLSVMRQLNSLALALDAASTDPQVPSENAT; encoded by the coding sequence GTGTTTGTAAATGCTGAAGAAAAAGATCAAGTTATCCACATCGTGCTGATTGAAGACAGCAGGTTGGATGCCAAGATTACCATCGAAGCACTTAAGAATTGCGGCTATCATCACCGCCTAGCTCTGTTTCGGACTGCCAGCGAAGCGATCGAATTTCTAAATAAGCGCGGCGTGTATGCGCTCGCCGCTAAGCCGCAGATCATTCTGCTGGATCTGTTCTTGCCCGATAGTAACGGCGTTAGCTTCTTGCGCATGCTCCGCGAAAATCAGCAGCTCAAAGATGTTCCGGTCGTCGTGCTAACTGGCAGCGAGGACTGTGCTGATCGCGAAGAATGTGAAAAGCTGGGCATCAGCAGTTATATTGTAAAGCCGTTTAATGAAGAAAAATTCTTGTCGGTGATGCGCCAGTTGAATTCACTGGCGCTGGCGCTCGATGCGGCCTCCACCGATCCACAGGTTCCGAGTGAAAACGCGACGTAG
- a CDS encoding SufS family cysteine desulfurase: MPDQTLDRVRDDFPILSTSMNGRPLVYLDNAASTQKPVAVIDAIANYYRCDHANIHRGVYELSQRATDQYEAARVAVAKFLGGVAPEECIFTRGTTESINLVASSWGRSQLQPGDEVLLTGSEHHSNIVPWQMVCQETGACLRVVQPDANGVIHVQDFQAALGPRTRLVAMQHTSNALGIVHDVHQFARLARQAGATILIDGAQSVAHQATDLTSLNCDFFAFSGHKLYGPTGIGVLWGRRELLQSLPPYMGGGDMIDTVTFQKTTYAALPNRFEAGTPHIAGAIGLAAAIDYIRQIGWGAIAAHEAELLSQATKRLSAIGGLQIIGQSSHKAAIVSFVVREPEIAALDIATALSLEGIAVRTGHHCCMPLMQHLGIAGTCRASFAIYNTIAEVDRLADVLEQYIAERHRAVVGRNSIGLTEKSKQPSSVADRFNRTATESAEVSEITFAGPAGDSPQAIAQTLADEFSWCDDPASKTKFLLELGQQLPDTFGQLKAITTSVPGCMSEVYLIGRPTADDPQRIEFTGDSNAQIVRGLIAVLQQLFSGQSAAAVLEFDVESFFRRIGLDQFITSQRRSGLAGMVRRIQVLAQGQLDRLRAS, from the coding sequence ATGCCAGACCAAACGCTTGATCGCGTGCGCGACGATTTTCCGATTCTGTCGACTTCGATGAACGGCCGGCCCTTGGTCTATTTGGACAATGCTGCCAGTACGCAAAAGCCTGTGGCGGTTATCGACGCCATCGCCAACTATTATCGGTGCGATCACGCCAATATTCATCGCGGTGTCTATGAATTGAGTCAAAGGGCAACGGATCAGTACGAGGCGGCTCGCGTGGCAGTGGCCAAGTTCCTAGGCGGTGTCGCGCCAGAAGAGTGCATTTTTACGCGCGGCACGACCGAGTCGATTAACTTGGTGGCCAGCTCCTGGGGGCGCAGCCAGTTGCAGCCGGGCGACGAAGTGCTGCTGACCGGATCAGAGCATCATTCCAACATCGTGCCTTGGCAAATGGTCTGTCAAGAAACAGGGGCCTGCCTGCGAGTGGTGCAGCCCGATGCAAATGGTGTCATCCACGTCCAGGACTTTCAGGCCGCCCTGGGCCCACGCACGCGACTGGTGGCGATGCAACATACGTCCAATGCTCTAGGGATTGTGCACGATGTTCACCAATTTGCGCGTTTGGCGCGACAGGCCGGAGCGACAATTCTAATCGACGGTGCGCAATCCGTTGCGCATCAAGCCACCGACTTGACGTCGCTGAATTGCGATTTTTTTGCCTTCAGCGGGCACAAGCTGTACGGTCCGACAGGTATTGGCGTTTTGTGGGGGCGACGTGAATTGTTGCAGTCGCTACCGCCGTACATGGGCGGTGGTGATATGATCGACACTGTGACTTTCCAGAAAACGACCTATGCCGCCTTGCCGAATCGCTTTGAAGCTGGCACACCGCACATCGCGGGCGCAATTGGACTGGCGGCCGCTATCGACTACATCCGCCAGATCGGATGGGGTGCGATTGCCGCTCATGAAGCGGAACTGCTCAGTCAGGCTACCAAGCGACTGAGCGCTATCGGTGGTTTGCAAATCATTGGGCAATCGTCACACAAGGCGGCTATCGTGAGCTTTGTCGTTCGGGAACCAGAGATCGCTGCACTGGATATCGCCACCGCACTGAGTTTGGAAGGCATTGCCGTGCGCACAGGACATCATTGCTGCATGCCGCTGATGCAGCATCTGGGAATTGCCGGCACCTGCCGAGCTTCATTTGCTATTTACAATACTATTGCGGAAGTCGATCGGCTAGCAGATGTGCTCGAGCAGTACATTGCCGAACGCCATCGGGCAGTCGTGGGCAGAAATAGCATCGGCCTGACTGAGAAATCGAAACAGCCATCCTCCGTCGCTGACCGGTTCAATAGAACTGCTACTGAATCTGCCGAGGTTTCCGAAATCACGTTTGCTGGCCCCGCCGGTGACAGCCCGCAGGCTATCGCGCAAACATTAGCCGATGAATTCTCGTGGTGTGATGATCCGGCCAGTAAGACTAAGTTTCTGTTGGAATTAGGTCAACAATTGCCCGATACCTTTGGACAGCTCAAAGCAATCACCACTAGTGTGCCGGGGTGCATGAGCGAAGTGTATTTGATTGGACGCCCCACGGCTGACGATCCTCAGCGTATTGAATTTACTGGCGATTCCAATGCGCAGATCGTCCGTGGGTTGATTGCAGTGCTTCAGCAGCTGTTTTCGGGACAATCTGCAGCCGCCGTCCTGGAGTTTGACGTTGAATCCTTCTTTCGCCGCATTGGACTGGACCAATTCATTACCAGCCAGCGCCGTAGCGGTTTGGCCGGAATGGTGCGACGGATTCAAGTGCTCGCCCAAGGCCAACTGGACCGCCTGCGGGCCAGTTGA